One segment of Arthrobacter sp. MMS18-M83 DNA contains the following:
- a CDS encoding amino acid permease: MEPENPVKIQRRASIKGGLGRALRSRTALLLAFAFAVMADPVSSVAYAIEAALRALNGDLALLGPTMVVVVAIVALVIVNYRQLIARYPRGGGASAAVGEAFGDGWSFIPIGALVVDFVLTIAISVSAGSSAVIAYFPALAPWRLLLGLGLVVLVGAASWFGHLGRLVFAAMTVAFIVVSAVVLLDGLGAAPRPVGTITGAPGHAPVLAVALAFPVAMAMATGVEAATSAVAQLGQLDNAGKRRFGQLTLWLTLAVVGIITLGLALEATQLQVGIPPEDSTQIAELARLATPEPVFAAFQLVTALLLLSAASSGFQAGPGLLKALARHINRNGETVGILPPSLGRTNAHHTPYWGVALFIVLAGAVTAIAGGNDQVLVLFYAVSVFLSFLAGLVSMALFARKDRQPGFLILNTVGALVVAFTLIANLSRGFPIASLAAALAIAGLLYWAWTKAGRPRGIRNAAAEAEIE; the protein is encoded by the coding sequence ATGGAACCGGAGAACCCCGTGAAAATTCAGCGCCGAGCGTCCATCAAAGGTGGTCTTGGCAGAGCATTGCGCTCGCGCACCGCGCTGCTGTTGGCGTTTGCTTTCGCGGTCATGGCGGACCCTGTCTCCTCTGTTGCGTACGCCATCGAAGCCGCTCTGCGCGCCCTGAACGGTGATTTGGCGTTGCTGGGCCCGACGATGGTCGTAGTGGTGGCCATCGTCGCCCTGGTCATCGTGAATTACCGGCAACTTATCGCCCGCTACCCGAGAGGCGGCGGGGCGTCCGCCGCCGTGGGTGAAGCCTTCGGAGACGGCTGGTCCTTCATCCCGATCGGGGCGCTGGTGGTGGATTTCGTGCTCACCATCGCGATCAGCGTCTCTGCTGGTTCCTCGGCAGTGATCGCCTATTTCCCGGCACTTGCCCCCTGGCGGTTGCTGCTCGGGCTGGGCTTGGTGGTCCTCGTCGGTGCTGCGAGCTGGTTCGGACACTTGGGCCGGTTGGTCTTCGCGGCGATGACTGTGGCCTTCATCGTCGTTTCCGCCGTCGTCCTTCTGGACGGTCTCGGCGCAGCGCCTCGACCGGTTGGCACGATCACCGGCGCTCCAGGGCATGCGCCGGTCCTTGCCGTGGCGCTTGCCTTCCCCGTCGCCATGGCCATGGCCACCGGCGTCGAAGCGGCGACCTCGGCGGTTGCCCAGCTCGGGCAGCTCGACAACGCCGGGAAGCGCCGCTTCGGGCAGCTCACCCTCTGGCTGACCCTCGCCGTCGTCGGGATCATAACTCTGGGCCTCGCCCTGGAGGCCACCCAACTCCAAGTAGGCATCCCTCCGGAAGACAGCACGCAGATCGCCGAACTCGCCCGCCTCGCTACCCCGGAGCCTGTGTTCGCCGCCTTCCAGCTCGTCACTGCCCTGCTGCTGCTCTCGGCGGCTTCCTCAGGCTTCCAGGCTGGACCTGGCCTACTCAAGGCTCTGGCACGCCACATCAACCGCAACGGGGAGACGGTCGGCATCCTTCCTCCTTCCCTGGGCCGCACCAACGCACACCACACGCCCTATTGGGGCGTCGCCCTGTTCATCGTCCTGGCCGGAGCCGTCACCGCCATCGCCGGAGGCAACGACCAGGTGCTTGTCCTCTTCTACGCCGTCTCGGTCTTCCTCAGCTTCCTCGCCGGCTTGGTCTCCATGGCACTCTTTGCCCGTAAGGACCGCCAACCGGGATTCCTCATCCTGAACACCGTCGGAGCCCTCGTCGTGGCCTTCACCCTCATTGCCAACCTCTCCCGCGGTTTCCCCATCGCCAGCCTCGCCGCTGCGCTCGCCATCGCAGGCCTCCTTTACTGGGCCTGGACCAAAGCAGGACGTCCCCGCGGCATCCGCAACGCAGCCGCGGAAGCGGAAATCGAATGA
- a CDS encoding aldo/keto reductase family protein — MEYRKLGRSGMYVSEIAYGNWMTHGSQIEQDAAAACVHAALDAGITTFDTADAYADTRAESALGEALQGVRRESLEIFTKVYFPTGEGRNDRGLSRKHIREAINGSLRRLKTDYVDLYQAHRFDYETPLEETMQAFADVVRDGKAHYIGVSEWTAEEIRSGAALAKELNIQLVSNQPQYNMLWRVIDEEIVPACEELGISQIVWSPLAQGVLTGKYFPGKEAPAGSRATDQKGGKDTVARWVRDDVLTKVQQLKPIAADAGMSLGTMALAWVLQNPNVSAAIVGASRPEQITANAEASGRKLEDALMKQIDEVLDPVVERDPAKTDTFHARP; from the coding sequence ATGGAATACAGAAAATTAGGCCGAAGCGGCATGTATGTCAGCGAAATTGCCTACGGTAACTGGATGACGCACGGGTCCCAAATAGAGCAGGATGCGGCCGCCGCATGCGTTCACGCCGCTCTCGACGCCGGCATCACCACCTTCGACACTGCCGACGCGTACGCTGACACGCGCGCCGAAAGCGCCTTGGGCGAGGCGCTGCAAGGCGTGCGGCGCGAAAGCCTGGAGATTTTCACCAAGGTTTACTTCCCCACGGGGGAGGGGCGTAACGACCGAGGCCTTTCCCGCAAGCACATCCGCGAGGCCATCAACGGCAGTCTCCGCAGACTCAAGACGGATTACGTTGACCTGTACCAGGCACATCGTTTTGACTACGAGACGCCGCTGGAGGAGACGATGCAGGCCTTCGCCGACGTCGTCCGGGATGGCAAGGCCCACTACATTGGCGTTTCCGAATGGACGGCTGAAGAAATCCGTTCCGGTGCCGCCCTGGCTAAGGAATTGAACATCCAACTAGTGTCCAACCAACCCCAGTACAACATGTTGTGGAGGGTTATCGACGAGGAAATCGTGCCGGCCTGTGAGGAGCTGGGGATCAGCCAGATCGTCTGGTCACCACTTGCCCAGGGCGTGCTCACTGGCAAATATTTCCCAGGCAAAGAGGCTCCGGCAGGTTCCCGTGCCACTGACCAGAAGGGCGGCAAGGACACGGTGGCCCGCTGGGTGCGCGACGACGTTCTCACCAAAGTGCAGCAACTGAAGCCGATTGCGGCCGACGCCGGAATGTCGTTGGGGACAATGGCTTTGGCCTGGGTCCTTCAAAACCCCAACGTATCGGCGGCGATCGTCGGCGCCTCGCGACCCGAACAGATCACGGCCAACGCCGAGGCCAGCGGCCGGAAGCTTGAAGATGCGTTGATGAAACAGATCGACGAAGTCCTTGATCCCGTTGTGGAGCGCGATCCGGCGAAGACCGACACCTTTCACGCGCGACCATAG
- a CDS encoding DUF2254 domain-containing protein yields the protein MRREAVREYLASALWAMPTCAVVLAIIAGAGLSAVQLGPESPLAVLLFQGTSDDARNLLIGIASTMVTVIAVVLGLTVVALQLASTQFSPRLLRNFLRDIPNQVTLSAFVATFAYSTAGLYTVGIAAGQRTENYPRLAVSGALLLLFVSMVMLVFFAHHLSHSIQVDQVMKGVERATLKVIERSFVPGDPAIRMPNPPPGATALLVPQSGYVQAFHAEAFVGVLASQGLTARMVPMVGRHVIAGSPLAWVWEGTGDGEHPLAPDAGAELRRALAQSVRIGYERTLEQDVAFGIRQLADVASKALSPAINDPYTANQAVDHLGSILAALSLRQHGPQAVVDAQGTVRLHLPARDFGYLVDLALGQVRRYGANEPRVVRALLRVCRDLVWFGDAAHHAVVRQYVETLLSDVARLVAQPADREPLLAEGAAVLKAFDVADGPGGTT from the coding sequence GTGAGGCGTGAGGCCGTTCGGGAGTATCTGGCGAGTGCCCTGTGGGCGATGCCGACGTGCGCCGTCGTCCTCGCGATCATCGCGGGGGCGGGCCTCTCCGCGGTACAGCTCGGCCCGGAGTCGCCCCTCGCCGTCCTCCTCTTCCAAGGGACGTCCGACGACGCGCGGAACCTGCTCATCGGGATCGCGAGCACAATGGTCACGGTCATCGCCGTCGTGCTCGGGCTCACTGTCGTGGCCCTGCAGCTCGCGTCGACGCAGTTCAGCCCTCGGCTGCTGCGGAACTTCCTGCGCGACATCCCCAACCAAGTGACGCTCAGCGCGTTCGTTGCCACGTTCGCGTACAGCACGGCAGGGCTCTACACAGTGGGAATCGCAGCCGGTCAGCGCACCGAGAACTACCCCCGCCTCGCGGTGAGTGGCGCATTGCTGCTGTTGTTCGTGAGCATGGTCATGCTCGTCTTCTTCGCCCACCATCTGTCGCATTCGATCCAAGTGGACCAAGTCATGAAGGGCGTCGAGAGGGCCACGCTCAAGGTGATCGAGAGGTCGTTCGTCCCGGGCGATCCCGCTATTCGCATGCCAAACCCACCGCCCGGCGCCACGGCCTTGCTGGTACCGCAGTCAGGATATGTTCAAGCCTTCCATGCCGAGGCGTTCGTCGGGGTGCTCGCGAGCCAGGGCCTCACTGCCCGTATGGTGCCCATGGTCGGCCGGCACGTCATCGCCGGATCCCCGCTCGCCTGGGTCTGGGAGGGCACCGGCGACGGCGAACATCCCCTTGCCCCCGACGCCGGCGCTGAACTGCGCCGGGCGCTCGCTCAGAGCGTTCGGATCGGTTACGAACGGACCCTTGAGCAGGACGTCGCCTTCGGGATCCGGCAACTCGCCGACGTCGCGTCCAAGGCGCTCTCGCCCGCCATCAACGACCCCTACACCGCGAACCAAGCGGTGGACCATCTCGGCTCGATCCTCGCTGCCCTCTCACTACGACAGCACGGCCCGCAGGCCGTGGTGGACGCGCAAGGCACCGTGAGGCTGCACCTACCGGCTCGGGATTTCGGCTATCTCGTGGATCTGGCCCTCGGACAGGTGCGGCGGTACGGCGCGAACGAGCCTCGCGTGGTCCGGGCACTGCTGCGTGTGTGCCGCGATCTCGTGTGGTTCGGCGACGCGGCCCACCACGCCGTCGTGCGTCAATACGTCGAGACCCTCCTCAGCGATGTGGCCCGGCTCGTGGCCCAGCCAGCCGATCGCGAACCCCTTCTCGCGGAGGGGGCGGCGGTACTCAAGGCGTTCGACGTCGCGGACGGACCCGGTGGCACCACCTAG
- a CDS encoding YceI family protein, with product MTLPSGLTSGTWLLDMSHSEIGFSVRHAGISKVRGRFTEASAEARVRESLADASLHATVKTASFDSGDANRDGHVRGADFFDVEAFPEMTFRATSVEGDGEDYTLTGDLTIRGITKPVELEVEFTGVAVDPFGATRAGFSAETEISRKDFGLTWNAALETGGFLVSDKVKINLEAALVKQGEPAAE from the coding sequence ATGACTCTTCCCTCAGGCCTGACTTCCGGCACTTGGTTGCTGGACATGTCCCACAGCGAGATTGGTTTCAGCGTGAGGCACGCGGGCATCAGCAAGGTCCGCGGCCGTTTCACCGAGGCTAGTGCCGAGGCCCGGGTGCGCGAGTCCTTGGCCGACGCGTCCCTCCACGCAACGGTCAAGACCGCGAGCTTCGACTCCGGCGATGCCAACCGAGACGGCCACGTCCGCGGCGCCGACTTTTTCGACGTCGAGGCGTTCCCGGAGATGACCTTCCGGGCCACCAGCGTGGAGGGCGACGGCGAGGACTACACGCTCACGGGCGATCTCACCATCCGCGGGATCACCAAGCCCGTGGAGCTGGAAGTGGAGTTCACCGGCGTCGCCGTTGATCCTTTCGGCGCCACCCGCGCCGGGTTCTCCGCCGAGACCGAGATCAGCCGCAAGGACTTTGGGCTGACCTGGAACGCAGCCCTGGAGACCGGCGGTTTCCTAGTGAGCGACAAGGTGAAAATCAACCTTGAGGCTGCTTTGGTCAAGCAAGGCGAGCCCGCGGCCGAGTAG
- a CDS encoding MFS transporter: MTNKSRPGLAIAALSLGTALNPLNSSMIAVALVVLREDFALDVATVTWVITSFYLASAAGQPLMGRLADRFGPRRLFTFGMAVVAIACALAPFSPNFALVCVARALMAVGTATAYPCAVVMVSALSRQANISSTRPLGRIQMANTSAAAVGPVVGGLLVSLVGWQALFAINVPISLVALIVVRRVASPDVGRESGKLSVLLRDSDIPGILAFLASLTLAMMALLNVMPAYRWWFIAVAVVLAGLFAWRELRFSPPFLDLRLLGRNRPLLLLYLGFAVFSAVYYFAFFGLPQLLQQAGKYDAGVVGLLMLPLAAMSVFVTPVAVRFIERFGVRSVMIAGVVLLALASGALGILTLSFWPPLVLVLTALMGIPYGVVSTASNQGLYVSARPQDRGVAAGIFQTCRYLGAITATVLIGVLYGPGVNQANWGLMVLVMLGLSAVVFVLAMMWRKPGTVG; encoded by the coding sequence GTGACCAACAAATCCCGCCCCGGCCTAGCGATCGCTGCACTCAGCCTGGGGACGGCGTTGAATCCGCTGAACTCGTCCATGATCGCGGTGGCGCTGGTGGTGCTCCGCGAGGACTTTGCACTCGACGTCGCCACGGTCACTTGGGTGATCACGTCCTTCTACCTCGCCTCGGCCGCGGGCCAGCCGCTGATGGGCCGCCTCGCCGACCGTTTCGGTCCGCGGCGGCTGTTCACGTTCGGCATGGCGGTGGTTGCCATTGCCTGCGCGCTGGCGCCGTTCTCGCCGAACTTCGCATTGGTCTGCGTGGCGCGGGCGCTCATGGCAGTGGGGACCGCGACGGCGTACCCGTGCGCCGTCGTCATGGTTTCGGCACTCAGCCGGCAGGCAAACATCAGCTCCACCCGACCCTTGGGGCGCATCCAGATGGCGAACACGTCGGCAGCTGCGGTGGGACCCGTCGTCGGCGGCCTCCTGGTGAGTCTTGTCGGCTGGCAGGCGCTGTTCGCGATCAACGTGCCGATCTCACTCGTGGCCCTGATTGTGGTGCGGCGAGTGGCGTCGCCCGACGTCGGACGCGAAAGCGGCAAACTCTCGGTCCTCCTGCGCGATTCCGACATTCCGGGCATCCTGGCTTTCCTCGCCTCGCTCACGCTGGCGATGATGGCGTTGCTCAACGTGATGCCGGCCTACCGTTGGTGGTTTATCGCCGTCGCGGTTGTCCTGGCGGGGTTGTTTGCATGGCGCGAGTTGCGGTTCAGCCCGCCGTTCCTGGACTTGCGGCTGCTTGGCCGGAACCGGCCGCTGCTGCTGTTGTACTTGGGTTTCGCGGTGTTCAGCGCGGTCTATTACTTTGCGTTCTTCGGGCTTCCGCAGTTGCTGCAGCAGGCGGGAAAGTACGACGCCGGTGTGGTCGGCCTGCTGATGCTGCCCCTTGCTGCCATGTCGGTTTTCGTGACCCCGGTTGCGGTGCGGTTCATTGAGCGGTTCGGGGTGCGTTCCGTGATGATCGCCGGCGTCGTGCTTTTGGCCCTCGCGTCCGGGGCGTTGGGGATCCTGACTTTGTCCTTCTGGCCTCCGCTGGTGTTGGTGCTCACGGCGCTGATGGGTATCCCGTATGGCGTGGTCAGCACGGCGTCAAACCAGGGGCTGTATGTGTCCGCGCGGCCCCAAGACAGGGGAGTGGCCGCCGGGATCTTCCAGACCTGCCGCTACCTCGGGGCCATCACAGCGACGGTGCTCATCGGCGTGCTTTATGGGCCTGGCGTCAATCAGGCGAACTGGGGGTTGATGGTGCTGGTGATGCTCGGTCTGAGCGCGGTGGTGTTCGTGCTGGCGATGATGTGGCGGAAGCCGGGGACGGTGGGTTAG
- a CDS encoding DUF1326 domain-containing protein — MSWEMSGKYVANCSCALICPCPVDGRPNSTNGECRGVAVFHVAAGKLDDTDLSGVDFAFVNFFPSHLTAGGWRIGVVLDEGASDGQATALESILHGEVGGPFGDLAALYGEWLGVQRASVTFSDGDNPSGKVGDRVNFTLETLPGPGGGVTTVKNAMYAFAADYMIGKAPGHSDLFDLDFDGIYGESGEFTYASEMAEGAPKGRA, encoded by the coding sequence ATGTCGTGGGAAATGTCCGGGAAATATGTAGCCAATTGTAGTTGCGCGTTGATCTGTCCGTGCCCGGTGGACGGTAGGCCCAACAGTACGAACGGCGAGTGCCGTGGCGTGGCTGTGTTCCATGTTGCGGCTGGGAAGCTCGATGACACCGATCTTTCGGGTGTCGACTTTGCCTTCGTCAACTTCTTCCCGTCGCACCTCACCGCGGGCGGCTGGAGGATCGGAGTCGTCCTCGATGAAGGAGCATCGGACGGGCAGGCGACCGCCCTCGAAAGCATTCTGCACGGCGAGGTTGGCGGCCCGTTCGGGGATCTGGCGGCTTTGTATGGCGAATGGTTGGGCGTCCAGAGAGCCAGTGTCACCTTCTCGGATGGCGATAACCCGTCCGGCAAAGTGGGAGACCGCGTGAACTTCACCCTTGAGACGCTGCCCGGACCGGGTGGCGGTGTCACCACTGTCAAGAACGCTATGTACGCCTTCGCTGCCGACTACATGATCGGGAAGGCGCCGGGGCACTCGGATCTCTTCGACCTGGACTTCGACGGGATCTATGGCGAGAGCGGGGAATTCACCTACGCAAGCGAGATGGCTGAAGGCGCCCCCAAGGGAAGGGCATGA
- a CDS encoding DUF2182 domain-containing protein, giving the protein MTAGHVPRRRLNPGTVARSTARATVFRVDLREAGLVAVLLVLAGVSWIVSAVQMSGMDMGRWTDPGPLGFFLTTWVVMLAAMMFPSVAPMVVAYARITEHRRETGRYAPSGSTAVFVAGYLISWTIFGLAAYALYTAVAALVPGLFSSDPGGRYLAAGVIFAAAVYQLTPAKNVSLMKCRTPMDFILHRIRYGPIGALRLGLEHGAWCVACCWALMVALFALGVMSVGWMAVVGAFIALEKMLPWKRLANRSVAVALGLIAVFVAFAPGMVPGLGM; this is encoded by the coding sequence ATGACGGCCGGGCACGTGCCGCGCAGAAGGTTGAACCCGGGAACTGTGGCGCGCTCCACCGCGCGCGCCACAGTTTTCCGCGTTGATCTGCGCGAGGCCGGTTTGGTCGCGGTTCTGCTCGTCCTCGCAGGGGTGAGCTGGATCGTTTCGGCCGTGCAAATGTCCGGGATGGACATGGGGCGTTGGACAGACCCGGGACCACTGGGCTTCTTCCTCACCACCTGGGTTGTGATGCTGGCGGCGATGATGTTTCCGTCGGTGGCTCCGATGGTGGTTGCCTACGCCCGGATCACCGAGCACCGCCGCGAAACCGGACGATACGCTCCGTCAGGGTCTACGGCCGTGTTCGTTGCCGGTTACCTGATTTCGTGGACAATCTTCGGCCTCGCCGCCTACGCGCTCTACACAGCGGTGGCGGCGCTGGTCCCTGGCTTGTTCTCGTCTGATCCTGGCGGTCGCTATCTGGCTGCGGGAGTGATCTTTGCCGCGGCGGTCTACCAGCTCACGCCGGCGAAGAACGTTTCCCTGATGAAATGCAGGACGCCCATGGACTTCATCCTGCACCGCATCCGCTACGGGCCCATTGGTGCGCTGCGCCTTGGACTCGAGCACGGCGCATGGTGCGTTGCCTGCTGCTGGGCGTTGATGGTGGCGCTCTTCGCGCTCGGCGTGATGAGCGTCGGGTGGATGGCCGTGGTCGGGGCGTTCATTGCGCTTGAGAAGATGCTCCCGTGGAAACGGCTCGCCAACCGTTCGGTTGCGGTGGCGCTAGGCCTGATTGCGGTGTTTGTCGCCTTTGCGCCGGGGATGGTCCCCGGGCTCGGGATGTAG
- a CDS encoding aldo/keto reductase, whose protein sequence is MPLRTAVQTEYSLWEREPETKVFPVLAELGIGFVPYSPLGRGFLTGQLRSEADFAENDYRRHSPRFQGDNFKRNLELVDRVKELADQKGCTPGQLALAWLLAQGEHIVPIPGTKKRERLAENLEAIAVELSEEDLKRLDELVPAGSAAGDRYPNMGSIDG, encoded by the coding sequence GTGCCCCTCCGCACCGCTGTGCAGACCGAGTACTCCCTGTGGGAACGGGAGCCCGAAACGAAGGTCTTCCCGGTCCTGGCTGAGCTGGGCATCGGATTCGTTCCGTACAGCCCTCTCGGGCGCGGGTTCCTAACCGGACAGCTGCGCAGCGAGGCGGACTTCGCCGAGAACGACTACCGACGGCACTCCCCTAGGTTCCAAGGCGACAACTTCAAACGCAACCTCGAGCTGGTGGACCGGGTGAAGGAACTCGCAGACCAGAAGGGATGCACCCCGGGGCAGCTGGCACTCGCCTGGCTGCTGGCACAGGGCGAGCACATCGTCCCGATCCCCGGCACCAAGAAGCGCGAACGCCTGGCAGAGAACCTGGAGGCCATCGCCGTCGAACTCTCCGAAGAGGACCTCAAGCGCCTCGATGAACTCGTCCCGGCAGGGTCAGCTGCCGGAGACCGCTACCCCAACATGGGCAGCATCGACGGCTAA
- a CDS encoding 2-hydroxyacid dehydrogenase: protein MTVRLRVCLPDRKLLDAMGPSADVEFVVWDLAGPAPADHFDLLVPPYMGRPDALAALDGVTVRLVQSQSIGYDGVADVLPSGCVFANAAGVHETSTAELALGMMIASQRGIPDFVRNQATGTWGAGQRPSLADRRVLLVGYGGVGKAIEARLLPFETHVTRMASRERDDEHGRILGIDALYEQLPLHEIVVVSVPLSEQTRGLVDDRFLAAMPDGALLVNVARGPVADTEALLRETSSGRLRAALDVTDPEPLPADHPLWTAPGVLITPHVGGASSAMFPRMVRLIKKQISLLQAGEAPVNVVLGKEAVAG, encoded by the coding sequence GTGACGGTCCGGCTGAGGGTCTGCCTGCCCGATCGGAAACTTCTGGACGCCATGGGGCCTTCCGCCGACGTCGAGTTTGTGGTGTGGGACCTGGCTGGTCCCGCGCCGGCGGACCACTTCGACCTTCTGGTGCCGCCCTACATGGGCCGGCCAGATGCCCTCGCGGCACTGGATGGCGTGACGGTCCGCTTGGTGCAGAGCCAGTCGATCGGGTACGACGGCGTCGCTGACGTTTTGCCGTCGGGTTGCGTTTTCGCCAACGCGGCAGGAGTCCATGAGACGTCGACGGCGGAACTCGCCTTGGGAATGATGATCGCCAGCCAGCGCGGCATTCCGGACTTTGTGCGGAACCAAGCGACTGGTACGTGGGGTGCCGGGCAGCGCCCCAGTTTGGCGGACCGCCGTGTTCTCCTGGTGGGCTACGGGGGAGTGGGGAAGGCCATTGAAGCCAGGCTGTTGCCGTTCGAAACGCACGTGACGCGGATGGCCAGCCGCGAACGGGACGATGAACACGGCCGGATCCTCGGCATCGATGCGCTGTATGAGCAATTGCCGCTGCACGAGATCGTAGTGGTCAGCGTGCCGTTGTCCGAGCAGACCCGCGGGCTGGTGGATGACCGGTTCCTCGCGGCCATGCCGGACGGCGCGCTGTTGGTGAACGTGGCGCGGGGTCCTGTGGCGGACACGGAAGCCTTGCTACGGGAGACGTCGTCGGGACGGCTACGGGCTGCTTTGGATGTGACCGACCCGGAGCCGTTGCCCGCCGATCATCCTTTGTGGACGGCGCCTGGTGTGCTGATCACGCCCCATGTGGGCGGGGCGAGCTCGGCGATGTTCCCCCGGATGGTCCGGCTCATCAAGAAGCAGATTTCGTTGCTGCAAGCCGGCGAGGCGCCGGTGAACGTGGTGCTCGGTAAAGAAGCGGTTGCTGGCTAG